The following nucleotide sequence is from Apium graveolens cultivar Ventura chromosome 4, ASM990537v1, whole genome shotgun sequence.
CGTTTACTTgctttttaaaaaataaaaaagcaAAACGTGGTTTCAAGAAACGTTGTTGTGGAATATTTTTTTGTATCAAAACGGAACACGATGTGCCGTTTTACTCAAAACGTTATTTAAAGAACCGTTTTGCATGTTGAACTTCAGTAGCTTCTGTTCTTTTCAACAGCTActggattttttttaaatttttactAAAATACATCAAAACATTATAAAAACTTGCTATTTCATGGAATTAAACCATATAATTAAATTGACAATAAAAAAACACACGAATACATTAAAATAAGTAATAAAAATCTTCAAATTCAATACAATTTTTTAGACAACATTATTACTAAACAAATCACTAATACAACTCATTTTTTCCCCTTGGGTGCTTGAAAATCCATCGCATTTTGATACCTCGTCGACTTCCTTCTTCCTTTCTTTTTCTCAACATCTTTGTCATATATCACGGTTGGAAAATTAATACCCGTCGGCCAACGAGAATCTCCTTTGCTCGGAATGGATTCGAAAACACCATGGTAAACCATCGATACATTGTCTAACCTATAGATTTCGTCAACCAACGATTCATGGCTCAATTTCAAATGCGCGCAACATGCTATAACATGAGAACATGGAATACGATACGTTTTCCATTTCCCACAAGAACACAAGTACTCGGGAATCCTAACGGTATGCTTATTCCCCCCTTTTGGTCAACCTTTCTCGTGACTACTTCAAACAACAATGAATTTCGATCATAAACATTAACACTATGATCCCTAGCACACACAATGGACCGACTCAACCTCTTGCTTGCATGATTAGTAAACAATCGACCTTTAGATAATTCAGTTGCAATTTCCAAACGTCTTTCATCAAAATACTCAACCGTCTTCAAAAATAGTGCTCTAACCAATGAACTAATCGGGAGTTTTCTAGCATCAAGGATCGCGTTGTTCCAACTTTCCGCATGGTTGGTGGTCATCATGCCATAAATTTCCCTCCATCATATGCTAAAGACCATTTACTTAATGGTTTATCCTCAAACCATTCTGCCGTCCTAGACTCCACAATCAACAATTGTTCCCATAAAAATTGAAACTTCTTCTCTTGCACCTGAGAAACCAACTCAACTAACCTATTTTTCAAACCCTTTCTCCTATGTGCAGTACAAAAATTTGCTGCCAAGTGTCTAATGCAAAACCTATGATGGTCAAGGGGATCGCACCATCCTATCTGTTGCATAACAACAATAATACTAGCATGTCTATCAGAAATGACACAAATCCCATGTCTCCTACCTTCCACAAACCTCCTCAATCTATCCATAAACCCCCCCCCCAACTAGAAACATTCTCGGATTCGACAATAGCAAATGCAAGTGGAAGAATATGTCTAAACCCATCCACTGCCACAACACTCAATAGTACACCCGGATATGGACCGTATAGGTGAGTCCCATCTATATGTATGATAGGCATACAATACTCAAATCCATCAATGCATGGTTTGAAAGCCTAGAAGAGTCCCTTGAATGTCACTTCCTGTTCCAAATAAGACATAATATACTCGTTAACTACAAAAACATTACATAAATAtggaaaatcatttaaaaatctatGCGATACTATTATAAAGAGATAAAATACATCTAAACTCCCATGATCTTCCATCTCATCCTCCTTAAAAACCGAATCTACCTTGGTTCCCACATTAAAACATTGCAACGCTTCCATCAAAAAGGGGAGATCTTCATATGAACCTTCCCAAGAACCATATTCTTCATCCATTGCTAGCCTTTTTACATCTCTAATCTACTTTCTTCCCGGTTGGTAGCCAAAAATACTTTTCACCGTGGCCATCAACACTTTTTCCTTAACCGTGGGATCGACAACGATTTGATCCTTAACTAGTTCAAGAATATCATGAGATGTCAAATTAGGATGGTCTTGAGTAACGGTGGTGCGCAAACATGTGTGTGGTCCCGAAGTTTCCATAATTTGAAATTTTCCAAGTGATTTTCGCAACCTAGCTTTTAAACTCCATTCACAACCACTATCCTTATTCTTACAAACAACAATCCAATACATATCACTTGATTTAACCACCTTAATCTCTTAATGATTCCGGATACGAAAATCTCTAACCGTATGCAACAACACTTTTTTTGAGTCGAATATCATCCCCTCCCTCAACTCCATTGGCTCCAATGTCTCCTCTCGTGTAATCAAAGCCGAATCAACAACATCATAAGCATCCAAACTTCTACTACTAACAGTATCACCACCAACATACATACTACTAGTAGTTTGACAATCAAAACCCCTACTACCACTCCTCTCGAAAACTCTCGAACTAGTTTCCACAACTCTCGTACTTGTTTCAATCAATGGACAAGTTGAAATTTTTTGTAAATAAATTTCAACAAAGAAAGGAGGTCCATTCGAAACAATAATTCCAAACATCATctcaacatcatcatcatcatcaaccGAAATAATACCAAATTTTATATCATTGAAATTTTTCCATCGATAACACAACTTAAAATCATATAAACTCCTATCAATTTTCAATTTCAAAAAAATACATCACgcaaattattaaaattcatactagaatcgagtcttacttgcttagaAACCGGTTTATCATATACGTAACCCTCTAATTGAGTTTATCGTATATTACCATCGGTATAAATCCACGCAATCACCGTCACTGATTGTGCTCCAGATTCCGAACCTGAAGCCATTAATAAATCTGtaagaattttaataaatatttatgtaAGAATTTTTATCTTGATATTTGAATTTTAGGTTTGGAAAGGGGTTTGGAAAGGGAGAAACAAGAGACAGTTGTGTTCGCAAACTGAGAAGCAGAAACAGTTGTGTGCGTCTGGTGGGTAGGACAGACAAGAATATAAAAACGGAACTTCATCCTCCGTTTAGATCTTTTTTTTGTTATACAGACAAAACGGAACACAAAGAAGAgttatgatttttttaatttttttaaaagatagTAAAACGGAACACAAAAGAAcgttttgttttttattttattttttcccTGCTAAATCAGGTAAAACGGGACACGATGACCCGttaaaattgaattttaaataaaacaattaaaatGGAACATGAAGACCCGTTtaagtatatatttttttaaagataTAAAACGGAAGACGATGTTCCGTTTTGTTATTCATCTACCAAAACGGAGTTTGTCTGCCGTTTTCTTTCTTTTGTTTTATACTGTTATgtttaaaaaaaatctgaaagcCCTGTTTTGTTGAAATAAAATTGCTTAATAAATTTCCTTAACTTCTTAACCAAATACAACCTATAACACGAACTACAATACAAACTACATTACGAAATACAGTAATATAACACAATCAAAAAATTTTAATACAACGAATACAATAcgaacttaaatcaatataaagTTTTAGCCAAATCAACAACACAGTATCTCCAAGTCTTTGTTTTTACAATATTTCAAAAGTAAAGTCCTACAAATACTGAAAATAAGCACAAACAACTCCACCATCTGTAGTATTCAATATTCGCATAGTGGCTATGATCCACAATCCACTCAATCATCTgcataaaaaataaattttataaatatacaGTATAAAATAGAAATTACATTTGACAAGTAACACACAATTCAACACTTAAAGTTACAATTAAGATGCATACTAAACATACACaattaacacacacacacttaagAACTTAAAGTTAAGCTTACCCTCATTTCTTCGCACACTTCTGCCCATCTGTTCCACAGTTTGGAGGATTAGCAGTTCTCTTTGAACACCGTTTATCCTGAGAAGTATAGAAATGACCATACTTCCCGGGACGGTCCTGGGAACTCTGATCCTGGGAATTCTAGTCCTGGATACTCTGTGAAGAAGTGACATCCGTACCGACATCAGGATCAGTATGAGGTGTAGGTGTAACATGGAGACTGAATGATGGAATGGAGAAATCCATAGATACATGCTCAGTAGGCCAATGAGAATGATACAGAGGAGGAGGCTGCTCAGTGGAAGGATCCTCGGTACGAGGCTGCTCTGTCGAAGGGTCCTCGGTACGAGGCTGCTCGGGAGTAGGAGTCAAACCAAGATCAAAAGGAGGAACATATCCATACCTATCCGGAATCTGAGGATCATGCTGGACGCGACTAGATGATCCCGGCACATGAACATAAACAATATGAGCAACAAAATCATGTACAAGAGGATCCCGATCATCGCCAAGATCCGTAGCCATAGGATCAGTATGAGCATGAGTAGATGACTCGGGCACATCATGAGAATCAGAATGTAATGGAATACCATCATCTCCAAGCTCTGCAGCAATAGGATCATCGTCAACCAAAACCCTAGCTCGCCTACCACGAGCAGCTCGTCCACCGCCGCGTCTACCTCGACGGGCCGGTTGCTGCCTCTCCTCCAACTGCCTAGCTCTATGAACCTCCACAGGCATCTCATCAAAACCATGTAATGGTCAGCATAACGGGAAACATCAGGAAGAACATCCTGTGTCCACTCAGATATCTGCCTGGACATAAGATCCTGAATAAACAAACAAAGAAAAAATACACATGTTACAAGATTCTTGTATGAAATAAAGAAACTACTAAAGCATTTGAAATGAAACTACGAAAGCAAAACAACCTATTCAATAAATTAAATGAACAAGAAGAAAACTTACAATACGATGATTAAATGCACCAACACGTGAAATGAATCTAACAGTCCTCTCCAAATACCAAGGATGGTACTCAGACACTGAACTCTCAGCAACAATCGCATCTCCAACAAACAAATGATCTAAACGATACGCCCAGATAGATGTGCTAGCTGCATGTTTCTGAATCCATCTGATTTTGTCATTTCCCCTCAAGTTTGTACTATGCTCTACCTCTGAGTAAACAACATCAACTGGTATAGTCTGCACGAGCCCAAACTGTCTAGCAACTCTATCAGGGCAGTGAAGCTCGACTATGAAAATATATATCAAAGGCCCGTAATAGCGCGAAATACGCTCACCGGTGAAACAATATGCAGGAAGCTCAGAAATGACATCAGCAGAGTATGGCTTCCATATAAACTGAGATGGTCCAAGCCCATCCAATAGCGTCCGAATAGCTGAAAGGGTATGACCACCCGTACTAGTGTAGGAATGACCATGAAGCCACCTATAACGATATTACTATAAATAGTCAGTTTCATATATAAATTAAAAGTCCGTATCATATCAAGTTCATTTAAGCACTTCTAAAACCCAATTTGGGGATTACTGAACCCTAAAACATTAAAAAGTGTTAAATTGTAATCTAACATTAAAATAAATTATGGTTCCTAGGGTTTATGCTCCATTGTTTAGGGCCTAAAGGCCCTAAACCACGAATCATAAACCTTAACCCGTTCAATATCATATGAAGCTCATTTAAACGCTTCTAAAACCCAATTTGGGGATTAATGAACCCTAAAACATTAAAAAGTGTTAAATTCTAATCTAACATTAAAATAAATTCTCGTTCCTAGGGTTTAGGGCCGTACGACCCTAAACCCTAGCACCAATTAGGGTATATGCTCCATGGTTTAGGGCCTAAAGGCCCTAAACCACGAATCATAAACCCTAACACGTTCAATATCATATTAAGCTCATTTAAACGCTTCTAAAACCCATTTGGTGATTAATGAACCCTAAAACATTAAAAAATGTTAAATTTTAATCTAACATTAAAGTAAAGTATAACCCTAAACCTTAACTATTCCGTAACATATGAAGTTCTTTTCAACGATtctaaaacaaaaataaattaataaatgctAAGTACCTCAATCCACGTGGAGCTGCAACCTGACCCTCCCAGAAACGAGCATCAAACAAAGTAGAAGAGGTGCAAATGGGAGCAAGAGTGGGCAATCTCTCACACGCCCATAACTGCAATAATAGCAGACAACCAGCTACCTCATTAACGTCCTTCTTGCTTGTCTTGCATAACTCCCTATACAAATATGCAAGAACTGCAGCACCCCAGGCATAATCTCCGCATTTGTCTAGATCACGAATGAAATATAGAAACATGGGATGGAAGAGACCTCCTGAATGATCAGTGAAGAGTACACCACCAAACAGATGAACAAGATAACACAAGACCTGAAAGCGAATATCATCTGCTGATACATCTTGCGGTAAACGTGATAGAGCACATGAAGCAATAAAGGACAACCGAACTCTGGATCCATTCATGTCTCTCTTCGGATCAGGATCTCTACCAAAAAGCTCAACAACATAAGAACGCCAACTCATATCAGGGCCCGGGGTGACATCAGAAATAATAACATCACCATGAACAGGAAGCCCTAAAAGAACACCTACATCATGTAGAGTAATAGTGACCTCTCCCATAGGCAAGTGAAAGGTATGAGTCTCTGGCCGCCATCTCTCAACAAGAGCTGATATGAGACTCCAATCGAGCTGTAAAGATGCCACTCGAGCAACGCCATAAAAACCAGTAGACTGAAGTAAAGGAACCATACGAAGATCTAGCGGTGGAAGATCATCTTCATTATTAGGGTTTTTTCGGCGACACTTCAACATATGACCACCACCTAACCTCTAAATATCTAAAGATCTATGTGTATGCTAAAGATGAAGAAGGCTAGGGTTAACAGGGCCCTGATGCACATCCTGCAAACATATAGAAGAACAAGTTAAAAAATAAACAATCAGATTATATCTATTACTAGTCCAATGACAAACATTAAAATGAGcaataatttctgaaatttttgaAAATCCTAAAACATTAACATACTAATCATATTTACTTTCAAACAACAGAATAAACCAACACAGTTTTACTTAACTAAATAAGCAAAGGACACAGTTTTAATGGCAGCTAGTTGATTACCAATTCTGCATATAAAGTGAGAAAATCCATCATATTAGGACATAAATTCCTAATATCCACTCAAATAGTTACTATCCCCCAACCGAGACAAATGCAGGCTTCTATCTGTTTTTCTGTTAGGTAACATGTCGTGTTGTATAAGTTGACGAAAGCCACCACTTGGCCACGCCTAAAAGGGGCTATTGCACTATTACAGTAGCACCATAGGTTCATAGATAATAACTATTTTACACATTTACAGGGGAGGTGAAAATGACtataatgtttaaacttttagTCTGAGGAGTTGCAGCAGCTCCACAAGCTTTTGTAGCCTTGACATAACTTTAGTTGCATGTGAACTTACTCAACTATGCAACCACAGAGGACAAACGCTCCTTTAATGAACACAGATAATAAATATCACAAAGTTACTTTGGTGCTTCTGTTAGGTAGCTTTAAACTCTTCAGTACTTGAAGTTTTAACTTATTTCATGTGTTTTTCTGGGGGGGGGGTCTTAAATCTTAATAGTATAAGCTTGCAATAGTAGATTCAAGATTGTAGAACTGGTGCCTCCAATACATGATGCGTGTATGTACTTGTACATTTAATAGTAGATTCTATCTGTTATACATAATATATCTAGCAATAACTGAACTGCAACAATTATAGaggattaataaacacaacaaacTATCCCAACTACATCACAAGAGCATCCAGTAACCAAATATACAATCTGGTTAATTTGATAATAAGCGTGGAAGGCTAGAGAAACATAAACTCCCAACTGAAGACTTTACAACTCTCGACACTCTATTCGTAAATCGATACATGATGTGTAGCAGTGTAGCTGCAATGTAAGttgtaaatataaaataataCAATCTTGATCCAAACCATGCCTATTTATATCAAATTCGAAACACATGCTTGAATTCAACACAATCGCACTTGGGTATCGACAATTACAAGCCTATTATCAAAATTGAGTCGagattattttaaattttcaatttttGCTAAACTGAGTCAAGAATATTATCAAAAAATTTGTATGCACTATCAATTGCTCAGAATATCATAATGAAAAGTCAAAACAGAAGCTCAAATTGCTAAACTATTTATCTACTGTCATAAATTAAGACATTTAAGATAACAACACATACACAAAAACAGTGATAGTTACAAATTTGTTATCTCATAAAACACAAAACACACAAAACCTCAATGAGTAATTTAATCAAACACTTAGTATGCAATACCTCGaaaactcaaaaattataaaCATGCAGTTAATTACCTCAATGTTCATGGACATGATTATTGTAGGGAGTAATGCGGATTGTTCTGTGGTATGGTTTATGTATTTTTTCAGTTAGCTCAGTTTCCTCTTTGCTCAACCTGGCTCCTCTGTCTAACTCATGTAGGAACTGTGTTGCtgtttgtataatttttttagatTTAAAAACTAAAAACGGAAGACGATGTTCCATTTTTCATGTATTAAAAAAATGGTAGGAACTGTGTTGTGTGCTGtttgtatattttttttaaatttaaaaactaaaaatgGAAGACGATGTTTTGTTTTGTATGTATTAAAAAAATGGAACTTTATATGACGTTATGAGGTGACATTTTGGGCCTTCCTACCCAAAAGTGACAATTTGGGCATTATTAAGTCAAATAGTGACAATCTGGGCCTTTGTTCCCCTAAACCCTAGGAACCTAACTCTAATTATATCCcgtttttaatattttagggttaACCAATTCTCAATTGGGTGATTGTTAAAAATACTTATTTTTGAAGTGCAATGGCTGAAAATACCCATTTTCAAAACACATGGCTGAAAATACCATTTTGGTTATGCATTCTATAATTGGGTAAGTGTAATACGCATTTGAGAATTGAGTATCTAAGAAAATTACTAAAGATACGCATTTGTAGTTTAGGTATTACAATATGCATTTGCCAAATGCGTATCTTAAAAAAATTGGATACCAATTTGACAAATGTGTATCTAGTACAAAACAGGATACCCAAATAGCAAATGTATATCCAAAACGGTATTTTCAGCCATCCACTTCCAGAATAGGTATTTTCAGCCATTTGCAccaaaaaatcattatttttaacaTTCTTTCTTCTCAATTcgggttttaaaaatattaaaataattattgattcgaataaaatatgaaacaaaataccagttaaaataaagttttaaacttaaaaatatAACATTATTTAGCATTTTTggtaaaaaaagaaaaaaaaactaaAACCAAAACGCAAATCCCAAATGAGTTCATATGAAAAATTACTCTTTGAGGTTGCGTTTTGCCCCCCTAGACATGAATTGAAATTGCGTTTTcagtttaaaaaaataaaaaattgaaaacaTCACATGCAACTCCGTTTTTCATTAAAAAGAAAAGAGTAGTGCTAGGTGTACAG
It contains:
- the LOC141719100 gene encoding serine/threonine-protein phosphatase 7 long form homolog, translated to MLKCRRKNPNNEDDLPPLDLRMVPLLQSTGFYGVARVASLQLDWSLISALVERWRPETHTFHLPMGEVTITLHDVGVLLGLPVHGDVIISDVTPGPDMSWRSYVVELFGRDPDPKRDMNGSRVRLSFIASCALSRLPQDVSADDIRFQVLCYLVHLFGGVLFTDHSGGLFHPMFLYFIRDLDKCGDYAWGAAVLAYLYRELCKTSKKDVNEVAGCLLLLQLWACERLPTLAPICTSSTLFDARFWEGQVAAPRGLRWLHGHSYTSTGGHTLSAIRTLLDGLGPSQFIWKPYSADVISELPAYCFTGERISRYYGPLIYIFIVELHCPDRVARQFGLVQTIPVDVVYSEVEHSTNLRGNDKIRWIQKHAASTSIWAYRLDHLFVGDAIVAESSVSEYHPWYLERTVRFISRVGAFNHRSYVQADI